A stretch of the Bdellovibrio sp. 22V genome encodes the following:
- the lysC gene encoding lysine-sensitive aspartokinase 3 produces the protein MSKLIVSKFGGTSMGDAECMLRSAEVSFRQGSSLIAVSATSGTTNDLISLGKTAEAQAWPEAEKILAKIHTRHVKIAEDLKISSEAQTRLEVLFEEMNSLAKGVHLLKDCSVKAMDTLMSLGERMSSVLFTEAMTQVLRKHGSQKTSELFDVRTVLRTDESFGKAKPITSEVASLCAKHLGFLRDGKKVVVTQGYIGMTEDGMTTTLGRGGSDYSAAILAEGVSADILEIWTDVAGIATTDPRLCSKAKPISEISFKEASELATFGAKILHPATLLPAIRKNIPVFVGSSFDPEAKGTWVRKDVEDHPLIRAMALRKKQVLVTLSTPEMLHAHGFLFQIFKIFNDHKVSIDAITTSEISVSVTLDDSTLLNRKLIADLSQIADVQVEENLSLISLIGNNINHTPGLGKQIFEVISDINVRMICLGASKHNFCFLVNEDHGAEAIRRLHESFIEAGPAEMG, from the coding sequence AGTGAGTTTTCGCCAAGGTTCCAGTCTCATTGCCGTGTCCGCGACGTCTGGAACGACGAATGATTTGATCTCTTTGGGTAAAACAGCAGAAGCACAAGCATGGCCTGAAGCCGAAAAGATCCTTGCGAAGATTCATACGAGGCATGTGAAGATTGCGGAGGATCTAAAAATTTCCTCGGAAGCGCAGACTCGTCTGGAAGTTCTTTTCGAAGAAATGAACTCTTTAGCAAAAGGTGTTCATCTTCTTAAGGATTGTTCTGTGAAAGCCATGGATACTCTGATGAGCCTCGGTGAAAGAATGTCTTCCGTTTTATTCACAGAAGCTATGACCCAGGTTTTGCGCAAGCACGGTTCGCAGAAAACAAGCGAGCTTTTCGATGTCAGAACGGTTCTTCGTACGGATGAATCCTTCGGGAAAGCAAAGCCTATCACTTCTGAAGTGGCGTCTTTGTGCGCAAAACACTTAGGTTTCTTGCGCGACGGAAAAAAAGTTGTAGTCACTCAAGGTTACATCGGGATGACCGAAGACGGTATGACTACGACGTTGGGTCGCGGAGGAAGTGATTATTCTGCAGCCATTCTTGCAGAGGGAGTTTCCGCCGATATTCTTGAAATTTGGACGGATGTAGCGGGTATTGCGACGACGGATCCTCGTTTATGTTCAAAAGCCAAACCCATTAGCGAAATTTCCTTTAAAGAAGCGTCAGAACTAGCAACGTTCGGCGCCAAGATTCTGCACCCGGCGACGTTGCTTCCTGCGATTCGCAAGAACATTCCGGTTTTTGTCGGCTCCAGTTTCGACCCTGAAGCCAAAGGCACATGGGTTCGTAAGGATGTTGAAGACCATCCGCTGATTCGCGCGATGGCCTTGCGTAAAAAACAAGTTCTCGTCACGCTCTCGACGCCCGAAATGTTGCACGCGCACGGTTTCTTGTTCCAGATTTTTAAAATTTTCAACGATCATAAAGTCAGTATTGATGCCATCACGACTTCTGAAATTTCGGTCAGCGTGACATTGGATGATTCGACACTTTTGAACAGGAAATTAATCGCGGATCTTTCGCAGATCGCCGATGTCCAAGTCGAAGAAAATCTTTCTTTGATTTCGCTGATCGGCAACAACATCAATCACACGCCGGGATTGGGGAAACAGATTTTCGAAGTCATCTCTGACATTAACGTGCGAATGATCTGTTTGGGTGCCAGCAAACACAATTTCTGCTTTCTTGTGAATGAAGATCACGGTGCAGAAGCGATTCGTCGCTTGCATGAAAGTTTCATCGAAGCCGGCCCCGCAGAAATGGGCTAA
- a CDS encoding nitroreductase family protein: MEKEQFYQLIESRKSIRKYKPDAVPKEIIEKILMAGMHAPSGKNRQNWRFFVVTGAKRDEYLKYSQKSWLGIKDILSQRLKPSLYQFTERFFYTLGDAPVIIFAYSHNDNEERYHTSIGSVYMAVENMNLACLVEGLGSCTMGAPLEIKEEVDKFLGVDKLPEYQRGELELLCAMVCGYPDHNPPKAPRQTEGRVTWL, from the coding sequence ATGGAAAAAGAACAGTTTTATCAGCTCATCGAATCGCGCAAATCCATTCGTAAATACAAACCCGATGCTGTGCCGAAAGAAATCATTGAAAAAATTCTTATGGCAGGAATGCACGCGCCTTCAGGCAAGAATCGTCAGAACTGGAGGTTCTTTGTCGTCACAGGAGCTAAGCGCGATGAGTATCTGAAGTATTCGCAAAAATCGTGGCTGGGGATTAAAGATATCCTTTCGCAAAGATTGAAGCCTTCGTTGTACCAATTCACGGAAAGATTTTTTTATACTTTAGGCGATGCGCCTGTCATTATCTTCGCGTATTCGCACAATGATAATGAAGAGCGCTATCACACGAGCATCGGCTCGGTGTATATGGCTGTGGAAAACATGAACCTCGCATGTCTTGTGGAAGGCTTAGGCTCTTGCACTATGGGAGCTCCGCTTGAGATCAAAGAAGAAGTCGATAAGTTTTTAGGTGTCGACAAACTTCCGGAATATCAAAGGGGCGAGCTCGAGCTTCTTTGTGCGATGGTGTGCGGTTATCCAGATCACAATCCGCCCAAAGCCCCTCGGCAAACAGAAGGCCGAGTGACCTGGCTCTAA
- the dusB gene encoding tRNA dihydrouridine synthase DusB → MNPVQALKTNPFVLAPMAGITDHAFRTFMKKLDTSVVVTELVSANGIEYKSERTMKLMSFDESQRPIGIQLFGEEPEVVARAAQVAEAEGCDFVDLNFGCPVPKVVKKGAGSAILKDPAAVQKMVSTVKAAIKIPLTIKIRTGWDANTRNAVEICNIAYNEGVEWVAIHGRTRAQGYSGLADWDFIADVKSKTKIPLLGNGDILTPRQANLRLEQSGCDGVMIGRGCLKNPFIFMDALSLWRGESLKDVKRDYVSLFNNLKTEIVAHCDEHITGIQLRKFAAWFSTGYAGAAQFRKNLFQSKSNEEIMALANEFFASIGDVEQEDTSQEEFLMGGHG, encoded by the coding sequence ATGAATCCAGTTCAAGCCCTTAAGACAAATCCCTTTGTCCTTGCTCCTATGGCAGGGATTACGGATCACGCTTTTCGTACTTTCATGAAGAAGCTTGATACGAGTGTTGTCGTCACGGAACTTGTGAGTGCCAACGGTATTGAATACAAATCAGAACGTACGATGAAGTTGATGAGTTTCGATGAGTCGCAACGACCTATCGGAATTCAACTTTTTGGTGAAGAGCCGGAAGTTGTCGCTCGCGCTGCACAAGTGGCTGAAGCGGAAGGCTGTGACTTTGTGGATCTGAACTTCGGTTGTCCCGTTCCAAAGGTTGTTAAAAAAGGCGCGGGTTCGGCGATTTTGAAAGATCCTGCGGCCGTGCAAAAAATGGTTTCCACTGTGAAGGCGGCGATCAAAATTCCTCTGACAATCAAAATCCGCACGGGCTGGGACGCGAACACTCGCAACGCTGTTGAAATTTGCAACATAGCTTACAATGAAGGTGTGGAGTGGGTCGCGATCCATGGTCGTACTCGCGCACAAGGTTATTCAGGTCTTGCGGATTGGGATTTCATTGCCGATGTGAAGTCGAAAACCAAAATTCCTCTTTTAGGAAACGGAGACATTCTCACACCTCGCCAGGCCAACCTTCGACTAGAACAATCCGGCTGTGATGGCGTCATGATTGGTCGAGGTTGCCTTAAAAATCCGTTTATTTTTATGGATGCCTTGTCTTTGTGGCGTGGAGAATCCTTAAAAGACGTAAAACGGGACTATGTGAGTCTATTTAACAACTTGAAAACTGAGATTGTTGCGCATTGTGATGAGCACATCACGGGCATCCAACTCAGAAAGTTTGCAGCGTGGTTCTCGACAGGTTATGCTGGAGCGGCACAATTCAGAAAGAATCTTTTCCAATCCAAAAGCAACGAAGAGATTATGGCCCTCGCGAATGAATTCTTCGCAAGTATCGGCGATGTTGAGCAAGAAGACACCAGCCAAGAAGAATTCCTCATGGGTGGTCACGGGTAG
- the typA gene encoding translational GTPase TypA produces MIQDPKKIRNIAIIAHVDHGKTTLVDHLIKQAGTFRDNEHVEERLMDSMDLEKERGITIAAKNASFMYKDIKVNIVDTPGHSDFGGEVERILNMVDGCILLCDASEGPLPQTRFVLKKALEGGKKVIVCINKIDRSDARIQEVHNELFDLFIDLDATEEQCDFHTVYAIAREGMATLDPNVNTGSLEVLYDAIVNLVPPPQIEENHPLQVMVSNISYNDYVGRLAIGRMKAGTIKVGDEVLCVQANAQKKVKVSALFQYKVNSQVPAQEVGAGDIVVIAGMEDFTIGDTITSAVDPRPLPRIRVEEPTVGMVFSVNNGPFAGLDGKNVTSRKIIERLERELLYNVAIRVEKTESTDAFKVIGRGELQLGVLIEQMRRENFELLVSKPTVVFKEEDGKKKEPMEIAVIDIEDQFVGAVTEKLGKRKGVMTNMVQKGSGRTRLEFRIPSRGLIGYRSEFLTDTRGTGLLNTQFDGWDDYRGEIEHRMNGAMISDRKGMATAYAIWNLQERGIMMVEHGDDVYEGMIVGEHAKDNDLEVNITREKKLTNVRASGSDEAIRLVPVKKMTLERAMEWIKDSELIEVTPKTIRLRLRELDPHKRARAAKE; encoded by the coding sequence ATGATTCAAGATCCAAAGAAAATTAGAAATATTGCTATCATCGCACACGTCGACCACGGAAAGACGACGCTTGTTGACCACTTGATTAAGCAAGCAGGTACTTTCCGTGACAACGAACACGTCGAAGAACGTTTGATGGACTCCATGGATCTTGAAAAAGAACGCGGTATCACGATCGCGGCGAAGAACGCTTCTTTCATGTACAAAGATATTAAAGTTAATATCGTAGATACTCCGGGCCATAGTGACTTCGGCGGTGAAGTTGAGCGTATCTTGAACATGGTTGATGGTTGTATCCTTCTTTGTGACGCTTCCGAAGGTCCACTTCCTCAAACACGTTTCGTATTGAAGAAAGCTCTTGAGGGCGGCAAAAAAGTTATCGTTTGTATCAATAAAATCGACCGTTCAGATGCGCGTATTCAAGAAGTTCATAACGAACTTTTCGATTTGTTCATCGACCTTGATGCAACTGAAGAACAATGTGACTTCCACACTGTTTACGCGATTGCGCGTGAAGGTATGGCGACTTTGGATCCGAACGTAAACACAGGTTCTTTGGAAGTTCTTTACGATGCTATCGTAAACTTGGTTCCTCCTCCGCAAATCGAAGAAAACCATCCGCTTCAAGTTATGGTTTCTAACATTTCATACAATGATTACGTAGGTCGTTTGGCGATCGGTCGTATGAAAGCCGGTACTATTAAAGTTGGTGACGAAGTTCTTTGCGTTCAAGCGAATGCTCAGAAAAAAGTAAAAGTATCAGCATTGTTCCAGTACAAAGTGAATTCACAAGTTCCTGCACAAGAAGTTGGTGCGGGTGACATCGTCGTTATCGCAGGTATGGAAGACTTCACTATCGGTGACACTATCACTTCCGCTGTAGATCCTCGTCCTCTTCCACGTATCCGCGTTGAAGAGCCCACTGTGGGAATGGTGTTCTCTGTAAATAACGGACCGTTCGCAGGTTTGGATGGTAAGAACGTAACTTCCCGTAAAATCATCGAGCGTCTTGAAAGAGAACTTTTGTACAACGTTGCGATCCGCGTAGAAAAAACTGAGAGCACTGATGCGTTCAAAGTTATCGGTCGTGGTGAGTTGCAGTTGGGCGTTTTGATCGAGCAAATGCGCCGTGAAAATTTCGAGCTTCTTGTTTCTAAACCGACGGTTGTCTTCAAAGAAGAAGACGGCAAAAAGAAAGAACCAATGGAGATCGCGGTTATCGATATCGAAGACCAATTCGTTGGTGCTGTGACTGAAAAACTTGGTAAACGTAAGGGTGTCATGACGAACATGGTTCAAAAAGGATCTGGTCGTACACGTCTTGAGTTCCGCATTCCTTCTCGCGGTTTGATCGGTTACCGTTCTGAATTCTTGACTGATACTCGCGGTACAGGTCTTTTGAATACGCAATTCGACGGCTGGGATGACTACCGTGGCGAGATCGAACACCGTATGAATGGTGCGATGATCTCTGACCGTAAAGGTATGGCAACAGCTTACGCTATCTGGAACTTGCAAGAGCGCGGGATCATGATGGTTGAGCACGGTGACGATGTGTACGAAGGTATGATCGTGGGTGAACACGCTAAGGACAATGACCTTGAAGTGAACATCACTCGTGAGAAAAAATTGACGAACGTACGTGCTTCGGGTTCTGATGAAGCTATCCGTCTTGTTCCTGTGAAGAAGATGACGTTGGAAAGAGCGATGGAATGGATTAAGGATTCTGAGTTGATTGAAGTCACTCCGAAGACAATCCGTCTTCGCCTCCGTGAACTAGACCCGCATAAACGTGCGAGAGCAGCGAAGGAATAA
- a CDS encoding ABC transporter ATP-binding protein, producing the protein MSTNVAIEIKDLTKKYDDKVAVDGINLEIYKGECFGLLGPNGAGKSTTMKMMYCSALVTSGELYVLGLNVKKNYREIKTRIGVVPQEDGLDPDFTVLENLLVYASFHNIPKAEADLRAQALLRLMKLEEYQDRSVETLSGGMKRRLAIARGLINSPEVIFLDEPTTGLDPQARIWIWDFFKHLKSEKSTLVLTTHYMEEAEQMCDRVAIIDNGRILTVGKPKDLIRELIGKEVVEFDTNPVDLNYYLGRLRAEGFAYQVIKDTVSVLVKENQEGRRVVDLIASDKIFIRKPTLNDVFLKLAGHQLRDE; encoded by the coding sequence ATGAGTACGAATGTCGCCATTGAGATCAAAGATTTGACCAAAAAATACGACGATAAAGTCGCTGTCGATGGAATAAATCTGGAAATTTACAAAGGCGAATGTTTCGGACTTCTTGGTCCAAACGGGGCTGGCAAATCTACAACCATGAAAATGATGTATTGCTCAGCCCTCGTCACAAGCGGGGAACTTTACGTTCTCGGCTTGAATGTTAAGAAAAATTACCGCGAGATTAAAACTCGCATAGGGGTCGTCCCGCAAGAGGACGGCCTTGATCCCGACTTCACCGTTCTTGAAAATCTTCTCGTCTATGCCAGCTTTCATAATATTCCAAAGGCCGAAGCCGATCTTCGCGCTCAAGCTCTTTTGCGCTTGATGAAGCTTGAAGAATACCAGGATCGCTCTGTGGAAACATTAAGCGGCGGCATGAAGCGCCGTTTAGCTATTGCGCGTGGACTGATTAACTCTCCAGAGGTGATTTTCCTAGATGAGCCGACAACAGGTTTGGATCCTCAGGCGCGTATCTGGATCTGGGATTTCTTTAAGCATCTTAAATCTGAAAAAAGCACTCTTGTTCTGACAACTCACTATATGGAAGAAGCCGAACAGATGTGCGATCGGGTGGCGATTATCGATAATGGTCGCATTCTTACCGTCGGTAAACCGAAGGATCTCATTCGTGAGTTGATCGGCAAAGAAGTTGTGGAGTTTGATACGAATCCAGTGGATTTGAATTATTACCTGGGCCGTTTGCGCGCCGAAGGCTTTGCATATCAAGTTATTAAAGACACCGTGTCTGTTTTGGTTAAAGAAAATCAGGAAGGCCGTCGTGTTGTGGATCTTATTGCCAGCGATAAGATTTTTATTCGTAAACCGACCTTGAACGATGTGTTCTTGAAATTGGCGGGACATCAATTGAGGGATGAGTAA
- a CDS encoding ABC transporter permease produces the protein MKFKEYFSVPKVNSGAMQVWSRNFLYFKKTWLVSLFWIVLEPVIYLGAIGFGLGAFVNNMGGMSYIEFFFPALLSSTAMMVAFFEGTYGNYTKLTHQKTYATIMLTRIGPEEIVGGELLWAASKGFFGVMGVTVVALFFGLIDSYRILLALPILFLLSALFSCIGMIFTSFARNYDSFIYSTSGLIVPMSLLSGTYFPLEQLPAGLRYVAYLFPLTHAVAAVRTVLHHGPTLWVALHVLVLLIATWICMNVSFYRIRKKLLK, from the coding sequence ATGAAGTTCAAAGAATATTTCTCTGTCCCCAAAGTGAACAGCGGTGCGATGCAAGTATGGTCGCGAAATTTTCTATATTTCAAGAAGACGTGGCTGGTTTCTCTTTTCTGGATCGTGCTTGAACCGGTTATTTATCTGGGTGCCATCGGTTTTGGATTAGGCGCCTTTGTAAATAACATGGGCGGAATGTCGTATATCGAGTTTTTCTTTCCGGCTCTTCTTTCTAGTACTGCGATGATGGTGGCTTTTTTTGAAGGGACCTACGGAAACTATACGAAGCTGACACATCAAAAAACGTACGCCACAATCATGTTAACCCGAATCGGACCCGAAGAGATCGTCGGCGGCGAGCTTTTGTGGGCGGCGAGCAAAGGTTTCTTCGGTGTTATGGGTGTGACGGTCGTCGCCCTCTTCTTTGGTTTGATTGATTCGTATAGAATTCTTTTGGCTTTGCCGATTCTGTTTTTATTGTCGGCCTTGTTTTCCTGCATCGGAATGATCTTTACATCTTTCGCAAGAAACTATGACTCGTTCATTTATTCAACGTCAGGCTTGATTGTTCCGATGAGTCTTTTGAGTGGAACTTATTTTCCCCTGGAGCAATTGCCTGCGGGTCTTCGTTACGTGGCGTATCTGTTTCCGCTCACTCACGCTGTCGCTGCGGTAAGAACTGTCTTGCACCATGGACCGACGTTGTGGGTGGCCTTACACGTTTTGGTTCTTTTAATTGCGACGTGGATTTGTATGAACGTGTCGTTCTATCGCATTCGAAAAAAACTTCTGAAATAA
- a CDS encoding DUF523 domain-containing protein, with protein MKIVSACLSGVHCRYDCKAQARTPIEEMVQKGEAIPVCPEQMGGLSTPRPPAERIGDKVLTKTGADVTEQYLRGAEEALKIAKLCGATEALLKSKSPMCGADKIYDGTFSGALKDGDGIFAELLKKHGIKVTVID; from the coding sequence ATGAAGATCGTCTCTGCATGTCTTTCAGGAGTTCATTGTCGTTACGACTGCAAAGCGCAAGCGCGAACCCCTATTGAAGAGATGGTTCAAAAAGGCGAAGCCATTCCTGTTTGCCCCGAGCAAATGGGTGGGCTTTCAACTCCCCGTCCTCCGGCAGAAAGAATTGGCGATAAAGTCTTAACAAAAACGGGTGCTGATGTAACCGAGCAGTATCTTCGAGGTGCCGAGGAAGCCCTGAAGATCGCCAAGCTCTGCGGCGCTACGGAAGCTTTGCTGAAGTCAAAGTCCCCCATGTGTGGAGCTGATAAAATCTACGACGGCACATTTTCGGGAGCTCTGAAAGATGGCGATGGCATCTTTGCCGAACTCCTCAAAAAACACGGCATCAAAGTGACCGTTATCGACTGA
- the mtgA gene encoding monofunctional biosynthetic peptidoglycan transglycosylase: MKSVVFFFLGVFTLMALAASAVLTWLPSQKDIKGCLVTKMYQVHLCPTSKDYVPLRQISPYLQKTIILTEDSNFWNHKGFDWDAIEKNAREGWETGVFKRGGSTITQQLAKNMFLTKDRTFIRKGLEAIITDRIENTLTKKEILERYLNVVEFGKDIYGIKAAAKYYFKKSPADLDVVESAFLAMVLPNPVKYSKSYYRKELTPFAAKRMSRIVEDMYRYHRISEDEYITASSQVSYFFQPEPPPEEIASPDEPTLTLEDLEQAEIEGSEE, encoded by the coding sequence ATGAAGAGCGTTGTATTTTTCTTTTTAGGCGTTTTTACTTTGATGGCACTGGCCGCTTCTGCGGTTTTGACGTGGTTGCCTTCGCAAAAAGATATTAAAGGATGTCTTGTTACAAAGATGTATCAAGTTCACCTTTGTCCTACCTCCAAAGATTATGTGCCGCTTCGTCAGATCTCTCCTTACCTGCAAAAGACCATCATCCTGACCGAGGATTCGAATTTCTGGAATCACAAAGGTTTTGATTGGGACGCGATCGAAAAAAACGCGCGCGAAGGCTGGGAAACCGGTGTTTTTAAGCGCGGCGGCTCGACGATCACGCAACAGCTTGCAAAGAACATGTTCCTTACTAAGGATCGCACCTTTATTCGCAAGGGCTTGGAAGCAATTATCACCGATCGCATTGAAAACACTCTCACGAAAAAAGAAATTCTAGAGCGTTATCTGAACGTCGTTGAGTTCGGCAAAGACATCTACGGTATTAAAGCAGCAGCGAAATATTACTTTAAGAAATCTCCCGCGGACCTCGATGTTGTCGAAAGTGCTTTTCTAGCCATGGTTCTTCCGAATCCTGTTAAATACTCTAAATCATATTACCGTAAAGAGCTGACTCCTTTCGCTGCCAAACGCATGAGCCGCATCGTCGAAGACATGTATCGCTATCATCGCATTTCCGAAGATGAATACATAACAGCGAGCTCTCAAGTGTCGTATTTCTTCCAACCAGAACCTCCTCCAGAAGAGATTGCGTCCCCGGATGAGCCGACTTTGACTTTGGAAGATTTAGAACAGGCCGAGATTGAGGGAAGCGAAGAATGA
- a CDS encoding NAD-dependent epimerase/dehydratase family protein produces MKILVTGANGFLGSWVTRALVNEGHHVYALVRPKSDISELSGVNCKYVHGDVTDVHSLLEAFKGVDTVFHLAGVIAYKKSERALMDKVNVQGTANVVSVCREHKVRRLVYLSSVVAIGAGYTPQDVMNEDSPYNISDLNLGYFETKHEAEILVKKACDKGEIDAVILNPSTIYGAGDAKKGSRKMQVKVAQGKFKFYTSGGVNVVAVEDVVQGILSAWKKGRKGERYILAGENILIKDLFAMIAAEAGVKAPSHQLPDSFLHLLGATGDLMDKMGLKGPISRENAYTSTMYHWFDSSKAQRELDFKPRPAREAIHNSVQWMKDHHLLS; encoded by the coding sequence ATGAAGATACTCGTTACTGGCGCTAATGGTTTTTTAGGAAGCTGGGTTACTCGCGCCCTTGTTAATGAAGGTCATCACGTCTATGCCTTGGTCCGTCCTAAAAGCGATATCTCTGAACTTTCCGGCGTAAATTGCAAATACGTTCATGGCGATGTGACAGACGTTCATTCGTTATTAGAAGCTTTTAAAGGTGTAGACACCGTTTTCCATTTGGCAGGAGTCATCGCCTACAAAAAATCAGAGCGGGCCCTTATGGATAAAGTAAACGTTCAAGGGACAGCGAACGTCGTCTCTGTTTGCCGGGAACATAAAGTCCGCCGTCTTGTTTATTTGTCATCTGTCGTGGCTATCGGCGCGGGATACACCCCCCAAGACGTTATGAACGAAGACTCCCCTTACAATATTTCTGATCTCAACTTAGGTTACTTCGAAACCAAACACGAAGCCGAGATTCTTGTAAAAAAAGCCTGCGATAAAGGCGAAATCGACGCTGTTATTTTGAATCCCTCTACAATTTACGGAGCTGGCGACGCCAAAAAAGGCAGCCGCAAAATGCAGGTGAAGGTCGCGCAAGGAAAGTTCAAATTTTATACTTCCGGCGGGGTTAACGTTGTCGCCGTTGAAGACGTTGTTCAGGGTATTTTGAGCGCCTGGAAGAAAGGTCGTAAGGGAGAACGCTACATCCTTGCGGGTGAAAATATTCTCATCAAAGACCTTTTCGCTATGATCGCCGCCGAAGCTGGAGTAAAAGCTCCTTCACATCAATTGCCAGATAGTTTTTTACACCTGCTAGGTGCAACAGGCGATTTGATGGATAAGATGGGACTAAAAGGTCCGATCAGCCGCGAGAACGCTTACACCTCCACTATGTATCATTGGTTTGATTCTAGTAAGGCGCAAAGAGAGTTGGACTTTAAACCTCGGCCTGCGCGTGAAGCTATTCACAACAGCGTTCAGTGGATGAAAGATCATCACTTGCTTTCGTAG
- a CDS encoding phosphatase PAP2 family protein — protein MMLDFILSLDKSLFILVNSQWTAPWADQFFPFITDLHKTPFFKAIIVPLVLGLFVWRRGLKKGLLIFFFCILSVLISDGIGNWAFKKTVERPRPANTANLTVQVRAPFGGYSFVSNHATNMFSFAGYTSAMFPPAAVPLYTLATLVAYSRVYNGVHFPTDVICGGLLGLIVGVFFARLCQRLIRKMESEGTATT, from the coding sequence ATGATGCTCGATTTTATTCTTAGTCTCGACAAGAGCCTTTTTATCCTCGTGAATTCTCAATGGACTGCGCCTTGGGCCGACCAGTTTTTTCCGTTTATTACGGATTTACACAAGACCCCTTTTTTCAAAGCTATTATCGTTCCTTTGGTGCTGGGTCTTTTCGTTTGGCGCCGGGGCTTAAAAAAAGGACTTCTGATTTTCTTTTTTTGCATCCTATCCGTTTTAATCTCTGACGGTATTGGCAACTGGGCTTTCAAAAAAACAGTTGAACGGCCGAGGCCTGCCAACACTGCAAATCTCACAGTTCAAGTTCGCGCGCCTTTTGGCGGCTACAGTTTTGTCTCGAATCACGCGACCAATATGTTCAGTTTTGCGGGCTACACCAGCGCGATGTTTCCGCCAGCGGCGGTTCCCCTTTATACTCTCGCGACGCTTGTCGCCTATAGCCGCGTTTACAACGGGGTGCATTTCCCGACGGACGTTATTTGCGGAGGCCTCTTAGGCCTGATTGTCGGAGTCTTCTTTGCCCGGCTCTGCCAACGACTCATTCGAAAAATGGAATCAGAAGGGACAGCAACAACATGA
- a CDS encoding flagellar motor protein encodes MDKATVLGLLVGFGGILLGNLLEGGHMSSLMQLTAFIIVMAGTIGAVMVSSSEKDLKTGLQLAKKAFKSEKTPIKNQIQEIVDCARIAKKESLLSLEPRINRINDPLFKGVLRNVVDGVEVETIRDIFETQIQTEEEELLAGAKIWTDAGGFAPTIGIIGAVLGLIHVMGNLTDTSKLGAGIAVAFVATVYGVSSANLLFLPMGNKLKRYAQSVSREKQMILEGGLLIASGMNPVVLEQKLHAFLAPDQK; translated from the coding sequence ATGGATAAAGCAACAGTGTTAGGGCTCCTCGTGGGCTTTGGTGGAATTCTTCTTGGCAATCTTTTAGAAGGCGGCCATATGAGTTCCTTGATGCAGCTCACGGCGTTCATCATCGTAATGGCAGGAACAATCGGAGCCGTGATGGTTTCCAGTTCCGAAAAAGACTTAAAGACGGGTCTGCAGCTTGCGAAAAAAGCTTTTAAGAGCGAAAAAACTCCAATTAAAAATCAAATTCAAGAGATCGTCGATTGCGCGCGTATCGCGAAGAAAGAATCTCTTTTGTCTTTGGAACCAAGAATCAACCGCATCAACGACCCTCTTTTTAAGGGTGTCTTAAGAAACGTCGTAGATGGTGTTGAAGTTGAAACGATCCGCGATATTTTTGAAACACAGATTCAAACGGAAGAGGAAGAACTTCTTGCTGGTGCAAAAATTTGGACCGATGCGGGAGGCTTCGCACCCACTATTGGAATCATAGGTGCCGTGTTGGGTTTGATTCACGTAATGGGAAATTTGACGGACACAAGTAAACTGGGTGCGGGTATTGCCGTTGCGTTCGTTGCGACTGTTTATGGCGTAAGCTCGGCCAATCTTCTGTTCCTTCCTATGGGAAATAAGCTCAAGCGTTATGCGCAGTCTGTTTCTCGCGAAAAACAAATGATCTTGGAAGGCGGACTTCTTATTGCCAGCGGAATGAATCCTGTTGTTCTTGAACAAAAGCTGCATGCTTTTCTCGCCCCGGATCAAAAGTAG